Proteins from one Staphylococcus saprophyticus subsp. saprophyticus ATCC 15305 = NCTC 7292 genomic window:
- the purE gene encoding 5-(carboxyamino)imidazole ribonucleotide mutase — MKVVVIMGSSSDWETMKESCSMLDQFEIPYDKKVVSAHRTPQLMFEFSREARDAGYDVIIAGAGGAAHLPGMVASMTTLPVIGVPIESKSLKGMDSLLSIVQMPGGIPVATTAIGKAGAKNAGILAARILSIGNQTVQKNLENYEKSLVEKVSDMQDELE; from the coding sequence TTGAAAGTAGTAGTCATTATGGGAAGTTCTTCTGATTGGGAAACAATGAAAGAAAGTTGTTCGATGTTAGACCAATTTGAAATTCCGTATGATAAAAAAGTAGTTTCAGCACATCGTACGCCTCAATTAATGTTTGAATTTTCAAGAGAAGCGAGAGATGCAGGATATGATGTCATTATCGCTGGTGCAGGCGGTGCTGCGCATTTACCAGGTATGGTTGCGTCAATGACGACTTTACCAGTAATTGGCGTTCCTATTGAGTCTAAAAGTTTAAAAGGAATGGATTCGCTATTGTCAATTGTACAAATGCCAGGTGGTATTCCAGTAGCAACGACAGCAATAGGTAAAGCTGGCGCTAAAAATGCGGGTATCTTGGCTGCAAGAATACTTAGTATTGGTAATCAAACAGTGCAAAAGAATTTGGAAAATTATGAAAAATCTTTAGTTGAGAAAGTGAGTGATATGCAAGATGAACTTGAGTAA
- the folD gene encoding bifunctional methylenetetrahydrofolate dehydrogenase/methenyltetrahydrofolate cyclohydrolase FolD: MVAKILDGKQIAKDYRQGLKDQVEALQAEGYTPKLSVILVGNDGASQSYVNSKKKAAEKIGMISEIVHLDESTSEADVLNELKRLNEDDSVSGILVQVPLPDQVSEQKVLESINPAKDVDGFHPENIGKLYIDQQTFVPCTPLGIMELLNHADIDLEGKDAVVIGRSHIVGQPVSKLLLQKNASVTILHSRTKDMKRYLKNADIIVSAVGRPGLVTKEDVKEGAVVIDVGNTPDENGKLKGDIEYDEVKEVAGAITPVPGGVGPMTITMVLNNTLIAEKMRRGIE; this comes from the coding sequence ATGGTCGCAAAAATTTTAGACGGTAAACAAATCGCTAAAGATTACAGACAAGGACTTAAAGATCAAGTTGAAGCTTTACAAGCTGAGGGGTATACACCAAAATTATCTGTCATTCTAGTCGGTAATGATGGTGCAAGTCAAAGTTATGTCAACTCTAAAAAGAAAGCTGCGGAAAAGATTGGAATGATTTCAGAAATTGTTCATCTCGACGAATCTACTTCTGAAGCAGACGTTTTAAACGAATTAAAACGCTTAAATGAAGATGATAGTGTGAGCGGTATATTAGTCCAAGTACCACTTCCTGATCAAGTAAGTGAACAAAAAGTATTAGAATCTATTAACCCAGCAAAAGATGTCGATGGCTTCCATCCTGAAAATATTGGTAAGCTTTATATTGATCAACAAACATTTGTACCTTGTACACCATTAGGTATCATGGAACTTTTAAATCATGCCGATATTGATTTAGAAGGAAAAGACGCTGTTGTTATCGGACGTAGTCACATTGTAGGTCAACCAGTTTCTAAATTATTACTTCAAAAAAATGCTTCCGTAACGATTCTTCATTCAAGAACTAAAGATATGAAGCGTTATTTAAAAAATGCTGACATCATTGTTAGTGCTGTGGGTCGTCCTGGATTAGTAACAAAAGAAGACGTTAAAGAAGGCGCGGTTGTAATCGATGTAGGGAATACACCTGATGAAAATGGTAAATTAAAAGGTGATATCGAATACGATGAAGTTAAAGAAGTGGCAGGTGCAATTACACCCGTACCTGGTGGCGTTGGCCCAATGACAATTACAATGGTATTAAATAACACACTTATAGCTGAAAAAATGCGTAGAGGGATTGAATAA